A window of the Streptomyces luomodiensis genome harbors these coding sequences:
- a CDS encoding 2-hydroxymuconic semialdehyde dehydrogenase yields MTDDSPTEVVQLRNFVDGSFVEGADTFDKISPVDGARVAVVHEAGQETVDAAVRAARRAFDGRWGLSTDRDRAALLRRIADGIEARFEAFVDAEVLDTGKPVALARELDVARAAANFRSFADTISSAGLDSYLTDTAVGRGALNYAVRKPLGVVAVIVPWNLPLLLLTWKVAPALACGNAVVVKPSEETPSTATLLAEVIAEAGAPNGVYNVVHGFGPDSAGEFLTRHPGIDGVTFTGESSTGATIMKEVAPRVVPVSFELGGKNAAVVFDDSPLERTLDGLTRSLFLNTGQVCLCTERVYVQRGLFDELAAGIAERARGLRLGRPHAPGTTTGPLISQGHRAKVMSYLELAVQEGAEVLAGGGIPDLGEDLARGAWIEPTVWTGLDNSCRTVREEVFGPVAALIPFDTEEEAIGLANDTDYGLAASVWTSDLNRAHRVAQAMDVGLSWVNTWYLRDLRAPFGGTGRSGIGREGGKHSLHFYTETTNVCVAL; encoded by the coding sequence ATGACTGACGATTCGCCAACCGAGGTCGTTCAGCTCCGGAACTTCGTCGACGGAAGCTTCGTCGAAGGTGCGGACACGTTCGACAAAATCAGCCCGGTCGACGGGGCTCGTGTCGCCGTGGTGCACGAGGCCGGGCAGGAGACGGTGGACGCCGCCGTACGGGCCGCGCGCCGGGCGTTCGACGGCCGCTGGGGCCTTTCCACGGACCGGGACAGAGCCGCCTTGCTGAGGCGGATCGCCGACGGGATCGAGGCGCGCTTCGAAGCGTTCGTGGACGCCGAGGTCCTTGACACCGGTAAACCGGTGGCGCTGGCCCGCGAACTGGACGTGGCCCGCGCGGCGGCGAACTTCCGGTCCTTCGCCGACACGATCTCCTCCGCCGGTCTCGATTCGTATCTGACCGACACGGCCGTGGGCCGCGGCGCCCTCAACTACGCGGTGCGCAAGCCGCTCGGTGTCGTGGCCGTCATCGTGCCCTGGAACCTTCCGCTGCTGCTGCTCACATGGAAGGTGGCACCGGCGCTGGCCTGTGGCAACGCAGTGGTGGTCAAGCCGTCCGAGGAGACTCCGTCGACGGCGACCCTGCTTGCGGAGGTCATCGCCGAGGCGGGCGCGCCGAACGGCGTGTACAACGTCGTCCACGGCTTCGGCCCGGACTCGGCGGGTGAGTTCCTCACCCGGCACCCGGGGATCGACGGGGTCACCTTCACCGGTGAGTCCTCGACGGGGGCGACCATCATGAAGGAGGTCGCCCCGCGTGTGGTGCCCGTCTCCTTCGAACTGGGCGGCAAGAACGCGGCCGTCGTTTTCGACGACTCCCCGTTGGAGCGGACCCTCGACGGGCTGACCCGGTCGCTGTTCCTGAACACCGGCCAGGTCTGCCTGTGCACCGAGCGGGTCTACGTACAGCGCGGGCTCTTCGACGAACTGGCGGCCGGGATCGCCGAGCGGGCCCGGGGGCTGCGCCTGGGCCGCCCGCACGCCCCCGGCACGACGACCGGCCCGCTGATCTCGCAGGGGCACCGGGCCAAGGTGATGTCGTATCTCGAGCTCGCCGTGCAGGAAGGGGCCGAGGTCCTCGCCGGGGGCGGCATACCCGATCTCGGCGAGGATCTGGCGCGCGGAGCCTGGATCGAACCGACGGTGTGGACCGGACTGGACAACTCCTGTCGTACCGTGCGCGAGGAGGTCTTCGGTCCGGTCGCCGCGCTGATCCCCTTCGACACCGAGGAGGAGGCGATCGGCCTGGCGAACGACACCGACTACGGGCTGGCCGCCTCGGTGTGGACCAGTGATCTGAACCGGGCCCATCGGGTGGCGCAGGCGATGGACGTCGGCCTCTCCTGGGTCAACACCTGGTATCTGCGCGACCTGCGCGCCCCCTTCGGCGGGACGGGCCGCTCCGGTATCGGACGCGAGGGCGGAAAGCACTCGCTGCACTTCTACACCGAGACGACGAATGTGTGCGTGGCCCTGTGA
- a CDS encoding 2-keto-4-pentenoate hydratase — MTASTSPLSRYASALDEAVTSRRAIAQLSRSASLTLDDAYRVQALSSDLRTARGDRLVGVKLGFTSKAKALQMGVSDVIFGRLHACGEYVDGGGVALEAFIHPRVEPEVAFRLGARFDARASADPEAELRAAVDAVAPGLEIIDSRYRDFRFSLTDVVADNTSAAGFVTGPWQPTDLTSAAARFDDRPVTLEIDGAVVATGSTSDILGDPVLALPAIARMAAAQRVVLPAGSVLLAGAATAAVTLPGGVTVSAAVPGLGSVRVTTTGTPAEER, encoded by the coding sequence GTGACCGCATCGACCTCTCCTCTCTCCCGGTACGCCTCGGCTCTCGATGAGGCGGTCACGTCCAGGCGGGCGATCGCGCAGCTGAGCCGGTCCGCCTCCCTCACCCTGGACGACGCCTACCGTGTGCAGGCGCTCAGCTCCGATCTGCGGACGGCCCGTGGTGACCGTCTCGTCGGTGTGAAGCTGGGGTTCACCAGCAAGGCCAAGGCGCTGCAGATGGGTGTTTCCGACGTCATCTTCGGCCGGCTGCACGCGTGCGGCGAGTACGTCGACGGTGGTGGCGTCGCCCTGGAGGCCTTCATCCACCCGCGCGTCGAACCGGAGGTGGCCTTCCGTCTCGGTGCGCGGTTCGACGCGCGTGCCTCGGCCGATCCCGAGGCCGAGCTGCGGGCCGCCGTCGACGCGGTCGCCCCCGGTCTGGAGATCATCGACAGCCGCTACCGCGACTTCCGGTTCTCTCTCACCGACGTAGTCGCCGACAACACCTCGGCAGCCGGGTTCGTGACAGGGCCCTGGCAGCCGACCGATCTCACCTCCGCCGCGGCCCGGTTCGACGACCGGCCGGTGACGCTGGAGATCGACGGCGCGGTCGTGGCGACCGGGAGCACCAGCGACATCCTCGGTGACCCGGTTCTCGCCCTGCCGGCGATCGCACGCATGGCCGCGGCCCAGAGGGTCGTCCTGCCTGCCGGTTCCGTACTGCTGGCCGGGGCGGCGACCGCCGCGGTGACCCTCCCGGGCGGGGTCACGGTCAGCGCGGCCGTCCCGGGTCTGGGCTCCGTCCGCGTCACCACCACCGGCACACCCGCGGAGGAGCGATGA
- a CDS encoding MBL fold metallo-hydrolase: protein MSGWFDLGDVAVVPIVETPRLLIDPVEFFPGHPGVPSGWAAEEPWYEPGQERLVFAMQAFLVVTPHERILVDACVGDGKHRARPEFDRLDSGWWQRFAATGLSADDVSTVVLSHLHVDHVGWATRWSDGHWRPAFAKARHVLTAPEYDYWRSAAGAAAMTRTGDYLADSIEPVAEAGLLDLTPLDAELGPRVRLCPAPGHTPGNTAVLVTGSRARLLLTGDILHHPLQLMDPDASTRYCVDPELSARTRRRTLEWLADTGTAMMPAHFAAPSAGRVGRHGSGFTFAPAADLHHPGRYVVAGGPAAG from the coding sequence ATGAGTGGTTGGTTCGATCTCGGCGACGTTGCGGTGGTTCCGATCGTGGAGACACCGCGGCTGCTCATCGACCCGGTGGAGTTCTTCCCCGGACACCCTGGCGTGCCCTCCGGTTGGGCCGCCGAGGAGCCCTGGTACGAACCCGGGCAAGAACGGCTGGTCTTCGCCATGCAGGCCTTCCTGGTCGTCACCCCGCACGAGCGGATCCTGGTCGACGCCTGCGTCGGCGACGGGAAACACCGGGCCAGGCCGGAGTTCGACCGCTTGGACAGCGGCTGGTGGCAGCGGTTCGCGGCGACCGGACTGTCCGCCGACGACGTGTCCACGGTCGTCCTCAGCCATCTGCACGTCGACCACGTCGGCTGGGCGACGCGGTGGTCCGACGGGCACTGGCGACCGGCCTTCGCGAAGGCCCGGCACGTTCTGACCGCACCGGAGTACGACTACTGGCGGTCGGCGGCGGGGGCCGCGGCGATGACCCGGACCGGCGACTACCTGGCCGACAGCATCGAGCCGGTCGCCGAGGCGGGGCTGTTGGATCTGACGCCCCTGGACGCCGAGCTCGGCCCGCGTGTGCGGCTGTGCCCGGCACCGGGTCACACCCCGGGCAACACGGCCGTCCTGGTCACCGGCTCCCGGGCACGACTGCTGCTCACCGGCGACATCCTCCACCACCCGCTCCAACTGATGGATCCGGACGCCAGCACCCGGTACTGCGTCGACCCCGAGCTCTCGGCGCGCACCCGCAGGCGGACGCTGGAGTGGCTGGCCGACACCGGAACCGCGATGATGCCCGCGCACTTCGCCGCCCCTTCCGCCGGCCGCGTCGGCCGCCACGGCTCCGGGTTCACCTTCGCCCCTGCCGCTGATCTCCATCACCCGGGCCGGTACGTGGTGGCGGGCGGACCCGCCGCCGGATAA
- a CDS encoding MFS transporter has product MGLAFLAVLLDGFDSASLSFVLPSLAEQWGVASADFTPAVVLTNIGVVLGYLASGRLAVRLGLRRILIAGTLLFAAGSLVTALMLPAQSLTALSTVRLVTGLGLGVVLPGAVSLAAAHHPDRQRQSVSVTVTLGLAFGGTVAGVFGSGMLASVGATGVFWIGGGLPLLLAALMGRWLPAAPASVAADSTAAIPGTDDAVAAAREARVGALFAPGLRVATLLLWTFAFLVFIASYTLQSWVPTLLTGYGFSASQAPIGLAFLSFGGVIGGIVLLLLAARKGITFALMVMPAIGAVSMVAAATVGTDHTALLLALAGSGAGVTASQIGQLTLAVAMYSSAARTAGVGWAAALGRVGSIVGPATAGILLALSLPGDDIVLLTAIPVVAAAVSAAVLWRLPHAADRTGGAEDAERKQREVTAR; this is encoded by the coding sequence GTGGGACTTGCCTTTCTCGCGGTGCTGCTCGACGGTTTCGACTCCGCGTCGCTCTCCTTCGTCCTGCCCTCCCTGGCGGAGCAGTGGGGCGTCGCCTCGGCCGACTTCACCCCGGCGGTGGTGCTGACCAACATCGGCGTGGTGCTCGGCTACCTCGCCTCGGGCAGGCTCGCGGTACGGCTGGGCCTGCGTCGGATTCTGATCGCCGGGACCTTGCTGTTCGCCGCGGGCTCGCTGGTCACCGCCCTGATGCTGCCCGCGCAGTCACTGACCGCGCTGAGCACGGTCCGGCTGGTCACGGGCCTCGGCCTCGGCGTGGTCCTGCCCGGCGCCGTCTCCCTCGCCGCCGCACACCACCCGGACCGGCAACGGCAGTCGGTCTCCGTCACGGTCACCCTCGGGCTCGCCTTCGGCGGGACGGTCGCCGGTGTCTTCGGCAGCGGCATGCTGGCGTCGGTCGGGGCCACCGGGGTGTTCTGGATCGGCGGCGGACTGCCGCTGCTGCTGGCCGCGCTGATGGGCCGCTGGCTGCCGGCCGCACCGGCGTCCGTGGCCGCGGACAGCACGGCGGCCATTCCCGGAACCGACGACGCGGTGGCCGCCGCGCGCGAAGCGCGGGTCGGCGCGCTGTTCGCCCCCGGACTGCGCGTCGCCACCCTGCTGCTGTGGACCTTCGCCTTCCTGGTCTTCATCGCCAGCTACACCCTCCAGTCCTGGGTGCCCACATTGCTGACCGGGTACGGCTTCTCCGCCTCGCAGGCCCCGATCGGCCTGGCCTTCCTGAGCTTCGGCGGAGTCATCGGCGGAATCGTGCTCCTCCTGCTCGCCGCCCGTAAGGGGATCACGTTCGCCCTGATGGTGATGCCGGCGATCGGCGCGGTGTCGATGGTCGCCGCAGCCACGGTCGGGACCGACCACACCGCGCTGCTGCTCGCACTCGCCGGTTCCGGTGCGGGTGTCACGGCCAGCCAGATCGGTCAGCTGACCCTCGCGGTGGCGATGTACTCGTCGGCCGCCAGGACCGCCGGAGTGGGCTGGGCCGCGGCTCTGGGCCGGGTCGGCTCGATCGTGGGTCCGGCCACGGCGGGTATCCTGCTCGCGCTCTCGCTCCCCGGCGACGACATCGTGCTGCTGACCGCCATTCCGGTGGTGGCGGCGGCCGTGAGCGCGGCGGTGCTGTGGCGCCTGCCCCACGCGGCCGACCGGACAGGCGGGGCCGAAGACGCGGAGCGGAAACAGCGGGAAGTGACGGCGCGATGA
- a CDS encoding ATP-dependent acyl-CoA ligase, producing MSNVTGMPDLTRASVSGLLQWRAEITPDSILLRCGDTQRTAAQMLERVAAAGGLLRRHGVEQGDRVALMASNRVELLDLILGCAWIGAVAVPVNTAARGEQLHHILTNSQAELLVLERPFLAQVEALPSTAELRQIWLLDEGEVVSVLPVPVDLLPDDGRAVEPAAVGPGHPAVILYTSGTTGVSKGVVCPHAQFYWWGRNVTAQLGITSADVLHTCLPLFHTNALNAFSQALVSGAQYVIGPRFSASRFWSDVTASGATFTYLLGAMISILAGRPPGEHDRAHRVTAALAPATPAGLLREFEERFGVVLIDGYGSTETNAVISASRTEQRPGFVGRLQEGFSARIVDENGLDVPPGTPGELLLRSEQPFAFASGYHRMHDATVAAWQDLWFHTGDRMVIEADGWIRFVDRIKDVIRRRGENISSVEVESVLAQHPGVRDVAVYAVDSELGEDEVMAAVVPVEGQKIDFIELMSFCEPRLAYYAIPRFVALCSELPLTENGKVRKTVLREWGADRADWDREAAGVVLRRDQPTTVRSEEACT from the coding sequence ATGAGCAACGTCACCGGCATGCCCGACCTCACCCGTGCGAGCGTCTCCGGACTGCTGCAGTGGCGCGCGGAAATCACCCCGGACAGCATCCTGCTGCGCTGCGGTGACACGCAAAGGACCGCCGCCCAGATGCTCGAACGGGTCGCCGCTGCGGGAGGCCTGCTGCGCCGGCACGGGGTGGAGCAGGGAGACCGGGTGGCGCTGATGGCGTCCAACCGAGTCGAGTTGCTGGACCTGATCCTGGGATGCGCGTGGATCGGTGCCGTCGCGGTGCCGGTCAACACCGCCGCACGGGGTGAGCAGCTCCATCACATCCTGACCAACTCGCAGGCGGAGCTGCTGGTTCTGGAACGCCCCTTCCTCGCACAGGTGGAGGCGTTGCCGAGCACCGCAGAGCTGCGCCAGATCTGGCTGCTGGACGAGGGCGAGGTCGTCTCGGTACTGCCGGTTCCCGTCGACCTGCTCCCGGACGACGGCCGGGCCGTGGAGCCTGCAGCGGTCGGCCCCGGCCATCCCGCGGTGATCCTCTACACCTCGGGCACCACCGGAGTCTCCAAGGGAGTCGTCTGCCCGCACGCCCAGTTCTACTGGTGGGGCCGCAACGTCACAGCCCAACTCGGCATCACCTCGGCCGACGTTCTGCACACCTGCCTGCCGCTGTTCCACACGAACGCGCTCAACGCCTTCAGCCAGGCGCTGGTCAGCGGTGCCCAATACGTCATCGGCCCGCGCTTCTCGGCCTCCCGCTTCTGGTCGGACGTGACGGCCAGCGGGGCGACCTTCACCTATCTGCTGGGCGCCATGATCAGCATCCTGGCGGGTCGGCCTCCCGGAGAGCACGATCGGGCGCACCGGGTGACCGCGGCACTGGCGCCGGCCACCCCCGCCGGGCTGCTCCGGGAGTTCGAGGAGCGGTTCGGTGTCGTCCTCATCGACGGCTACGGCTCGACCGAGACCAACGCGGTGATCTCCGCGAGCCGGACCGAACAGCGGCCGGGATTCGTCGGACGCCTTCAGGAGGGGTTCTCCGCCCGGATCGTCGACGAGAACGGGCTCGACGTTCCCCCTGGCACACCGGGCGAACTGCTGCTGCGCAGCGAGCAACCCTTCGCCTTCGCCTCCGGCTACCACCGCATGCACGACGCCACCGTCGCCGCGTGGCAGGACCTGTGGTTCCACACCGGTGACCGGATGGTGATCGAAGCGGACGGGTGGATCAGGTTCGTCGACCGCATCAAGGACGTGATCCGCCGTCGCGGCGAGAACATCTCCTCCGTCGAGGTCGAAAGCGTCCTTGCACAGCACCCCGGCGTCCGTGACGTCGCGGTGTACGCGGTGGACTCCGAACTCGGTGAGGATGAGGTGATGGCCGCCGTGGTCCCGGTCGAGGGACAGAAGATCGACTTCATCGAGCTGATGTCCTTCTGCGAGCCCCGGCTGGCCTACTACGCGATTCCCCGCTTCGTGGCGTTGTGCTCGGAACTGCCGCTGACCGAGAACGGCAAGGTTCGCAAGACCGTGCTGAGGGAGTGGGGAGCCGACCGCGCCGACTGGGACCGCGAGGCGGCCGGTGTCGTGCTGCGGCGCGACCAGCCCACCACGGTCCGCTCGGAAGAAGCTTGTACATGA
- a CDS encoding alpha/beta hydrolase, giving the protein MAGSQAVRPADTSEFFTCRRPEDYHPDWPGFYRQAARRRQELRSRVPHEVDLKYGPDAHQLVNVYHPGPPAVPTGAGSSDRPVIVYFHGGRWREGHPAYYDHLAGPWLDAGAVFLSCGYRLEPRHTIADAVADAALAVEWARANAARYGGDPERITVAGHSAGGHLAAMVTLTDSSPGPVAGAVCMSAPTDLRGMVEDPAQALRLSPALRVSRSPERVVISFGDPEPNRKTDDDLWLTRQGRLLADALTDAGRSPVTVALTGTDHIGTATAFAEPKSELFEAAHQVVFGGTR; this is encoded by the coding sequence GTGGCCGGAAGCCAAGCAGTCCGTCCGGCGGACACCAGTGAGTTCTTCACCTGTCGGCGCCCGGAGGACTATCACCCCGACTGGCCGGGCTTCTATCGGCAAGCCGCACGCCGCCGCCAGGAGCTGCGCTCACGGGTGCCCCATGAGGTCGACCTCAAGTACGGTCCCGACGCCCACCAGCTGGTGAACGTCTACCACCCCGGGCCGCCCGCCGTCCCCACCGGCGCCGGATCCAGCGACCGCCCGGTCATCGTGTACTTCCACGGTGGCCGCTGGCGCGAGGGCCACCCGGCCTACTACGACCACCTCGCCGGCCCCTGGTTGGATGCCGGCGCGGTCTTCCTGTCCTGCGGCTACCGGCTCGAACCACGCCACACCATCGCCGACGCCGTCGCGGACGCGGCCCTGGCGGTGGAGTGGGCGCGTGCGAACGCCGCCCGTTACGGGGGCGACCCGGAACGCATCACCGTGGCCGGGCACTCCGCGGGCGGTCATCTCGCCGCGATGGTCACGCTGACCGACAGCTCCCCCGGTCCGGTGGCGGGCGCCGTGTGCATGAGTGCGCCCACCGATCTGCGGGGCATGGTCGAAGACCCGGCGCAGGCCCTACGGCTCAGCCCCGCCCTGCGGGTGAGCCGCAGCCCCGAGCGGGTGGTGATCTCCTTCGGGGATCCGGAGCCCAACCGGAAGACGGACGACGACCTCTGGCTGACCCGCCAGGGACGGCTGCTCGCCGACGCCCTGACCGACGCGGGCAGGTCGCCGGTGACCGTGGCGCTGACCGGGACCGACCACATCGGCACCGCCACCGCCTTCGCCGAACCGAAGTCGGAGCTGTTCGAAGCCGCACACCAGGTAGTTTTCGGAGGCACCCGATGA
- a CDS encoding aldehyde dehydrogenase family protein encodes MTEYRNFVGGRLLDGASLFDDINPVDGTVVARVHEADASVVDRAVRAARTAHDGPRGRRPGAERCRLMRATSLALPGPLLSGLGRLRRAGSAAPGRHGGRGTDHGGKRLPVPLDERPVGNVVRTAGFLDDRQRELVLSGNARRFLGTAVIAGGSPV; translated from the coding sequence ATGACCGAATACCGCAACTTCGTCGGTGGCCGGCTCCTCGACGGCGCATCGCTGTTCGACGACATCAATCCAGTGGACGGCACCGTCGTCGCCCGGGTGCACGAGGCGGACGCGTCCGTTGTCGACCGCGCGGTACGCGCGGCTCGGACAGCCCACGACGGACCGCGGGGCCGTAGGCCGGGGGCCGAACGGTGTCGCCTCATGCGCGCCACCTCCCTCGCACTACCTGGACCGCTTCTCAGCGGACTCGGTCGTCTTCGACGAGCGGGCTCTGCGGCTCCTGGTCGACACGGCGGGCGCGGAACGGATCATGGCGGGAAGCGACTGCCCGTACCCCTCGACGAGCGCCCGGTGGGGAACGTCGTCCGCACGGCTGGCTTCCTCGACGACCGCCAGCGTGAGTTGGTGTTGTCCGGAAACGCGCGACGGTTCCTTGGCACCGCCGTCATCGCGGGCGGGAGCCCAGTATGA
- a CDS encoding MFS transporter: protein MSPTAPHKPAAGPQSIRKIVIASLTGTALEWYDFFLYGTASALVLGTLFFPEASSLAGTLASFGTFAVGFAARPLGGIIFGHFGDRLGRKPMLVITLLVMGFTTFLIGALPTYAQIGVWAPVLLTLLRVLQGIAVGGEWGGSVLMITEHAPAGRRGFYSAWSQVGINLGFITSAGVFAAVQALSDEAFLSWGWRLPFLLGAVPTLVGLVIRLKIEETPEFQSVQHKGEKQRLPVLHALKTHPRSILVTAGARMAENGASYIFLVFSLAYGKHIGVDNTLLLTGIIVANIVEGASMVGFGALSDRIGRRPVYMAGAATLIVFAFPFFWLVDTSTPALVWLAFVIAIGIGHGAMIGTQPSFFTELFGKSSRYSAISLGHELASVFAGGLSPLIATALLAATDSSWPISLYLVVLGCVTLVSVYFARETVQRDTAPTPDPRLQPAGTYE from the coding sequence ATGAGCCCCACCGCACCGCACAAACCGGCAGCCGGACCGCAGTCGATCCGCAAGATCGTCATCGCCAGCCTGACCGGAACCGCACTCGAGTGGTACGACTTCTTCCTCTACGGCACCGCTTCCGCCCTGGTGCTCGGCACCCTCTTCTTCCCCGAGGCCAGCTCCCTCGCCGGCACCCTGGCCTCCTTCGGCACCTTCGCCGTCGGCTTCGCGGCCCGCCCCCTCGGCGGAATCATTTTCGGTCACTTCGGAGACCGGCTGGGCCGCAAACCCATGCTCGTGATCACCCTGCTGGTCATGGGCTTCACCACCTTCCTCATCGGCGCCCTGCCCACCTACGCGCAGATCGGCGTGTGGGCGCCGGTCCTGCTCACCCTGCTGCGTGTTCTTCAGGGCATCGCGGTCGGCGGCGAGTGGGGCGGAAGCGTCCTCATGATCACCGAGCACGCCCCCGCGGGACGGCGCGGCTTCTACTCAGCCTGGAGTCAGGTTGGCATCAACCTCGGCTTCATCACCTCCGCCGGAGTCTTCGCCGCGGTCCAGGCCCTGTCCGACGAGGCGTTCCTGTCCTGGGGCTGGCGTCTGCCCTTCCTCCTCGGAGCCGTCCCAACGCTGGTGGGACTCGTCATCCGGCTGAAGATCGAGGAGACACCGGAGTTCCAGAGCGTCCAGCACAAGGGCGAGAAGCAGCGTCTGCCGGTCCTGCACGCCCTGAAAACCCACCCGCGCTCCATCCTGGTCACCGCCGGCGCCCGGATGGCGGAGAACGGCGCGTCGTACATCTTCCTCGTCTTCTCCCTCGCCTACGGCAAGCACATCGGGGTCGACAACACCCTGCTGCTGACCGGGATCATCGTCGCGAACATCGTGGAAGGCGCCTCGATGGTGGGATTCGGTGCCCTCTCCGACCGCATCGGCCGCCGCCCCGTCTACATGGCCGGAGCGGCCACCCTCATCGTCTTCGCGTTCCCCTTCTTCTGGCTCGTGGACACCAGCACCCCCGCGCTCGTCTGGCTCGCCTTCGTCATCGCCATCGGCATCGGCCACGGGGCCATGATCGGAACCCAACCGAGCTTTTTCACCGAGCTGTTCGGCAAGTCCTCGCGCTACAGCGCCATCTCGCTCGGCCACGAGCTGGCCTCGGTGTTCGCGGGCGGGCTCTCGCCGCTCATCGCGACCGCTCTCCTGGCGGCCACCGACTCCTCCTGGCCCATCTCCCTGTACCTCGTCGTCCTCGGCTGCGTCACGCTCGTCTCGGTCTACTTCGCCCGCGAGACGGTGCAGCGCGACACCGCGCCCACGCCGGACCCGCGGCTGCAGCCGGCCGGAACATACGAATAG
- a CDS encoding 3-hydroxyanthranilate 3,4-dioxygenase: protein MTSSLPPVFNFPQWLSEHGHLLKPPVNNKAMWDTSGDFIVQIVGGPNQRLDFHFDPFEEYFYQVKGNMHVNVITEDGPQRVDIREGDMWLLPGNTWHSPQRPEEGSIGIVVERVRPEGTTEQFGWFCLECGTKVHSVELQVRDIVADLPPVFEAFHASVEQRTCGNCGTLHPGKG, encoded by the coding sequence ATGACGTCGTCACTGCCTCCGGTCTTCAACTTCCCGCAGTGGCTCTCGGAGCACGGGCACCTGCTGAAGCCTCCGGTCAACAACAAGGCGATGTGGGACACCAGCGGTGACTTCATCGTGCAGATCGTCGGCGGCCCCAACCAGCGGCTCGACTTCCACTTCGACCCGTTCGAGGAGTACTTCTACCAGGTCAAGGGCAATATGCACGTCAATGTGATCACCGAGGACGGTCCGCAGCGCGTGGACATCCGCGAAGGCGACATGTGGCTGCTGCCCGGCAATACCTGGCACTCACCACAGCGTCCGGAAGAAGGATCCATCGGCATCGTGGTGGAGCGCGTCCGCCCCGAGGGGACGACGGAGCAGTTCGGCTGGTTCTGCCTGGAGTGCGGTACGAAGGTGCATTCGGTGGAGTTGCAGGTGCGGGACATCGTCGCCGACCTGCCCCCGGTGTTCGAGGCCTTCCACGCGTCCGTCGAGCAGCGCACGTGCGGAAACTGCGGCACGCTGCACCCCGGTAAGGGCTGA
- a CDS encoding zinc ribbon domain-containing protein yields MSVIVQNCRTCGGQWFPARLLCPRCGGADLAPRSIERGVVEQLTHLGDVVIASVACDPEPLLVARLHGTVEAGDVVELTDRPDTSGRPVAFVPPSGRPREELS; encoded by the coding sequence ATGAGTGTGATCGTGCAGAACTGCCGGACGTGCGGCGGCCAGTGGTTCCCCGCCCGGTTGCTGTGCCCCCGCTGCGGGGGCGCCGATCTGGCCCCCAGAAGCATCGAGCGCGGGGTGGTCGAGCAGCTGACCCACCTCGGCGACGTCGTCATCGCGTCGGTGGCCTGCGACCCCGAACCGCTGCTCGTGGCCAGGTTGCACGGCACGGTCGAGGCCGGTGACGTCGTGGAACTCACCGATCGCCCCGACACGTCCGGCCGTCCCGTTGCCTTCGTACCGCCGAGCGGCCGGCCCCGAGAGGAGTTGTCATGA
- a CDS encoding RidA family protein → MNDESLVVEGKATPRGRFPHVKVVGDLVFVSGTSSRRPDNTFAGASADAMGVTDLDIEAQTRAVIENIRDVLRAVDCTLDDLVQVTAYLVSMNDFGGYNRVWAEYFDASGPTRTTVAVHQLPHPHLLIEIQAVAVRRPGLTTKELS, encoded by the coding sequence ATGAACGACGAGTCCCTCGTCGTCGAGGGAAAGGCAACCCCTCGCGGCCGATTCCCGCATGTCAAGGTCGTCGGTGACCTGGTGTTCGTCTCCGGGACCAGCAGCCGCCGCCCCGACAACACCTTCGCCGGGGCCAGCGCCGACGCGATGGGGGTGACGGACCTCGACATCGAGGCGCAGACCCGGGCCGTGATCGAGAACATCCGTGACGTTCTCCGCGCCGTGGACTGCACTCTCGATGACCTCGTCCAGGTCACCGCCTATCTGGTCAGCATGAACGACTTCGGCGGCTACAACCGCGTCTGGGCCGAGTACTTCGACGCCTCTGGTCCCACGCGGACCACCGTCGCGGTCCACCAGCTTCCCCACCCGCATCTGCTCATCGAGATCCAGGCCGTCGCCGTGCGCCGGCCCGGCCTTACCACCAAGGAGCTCTCATGA